A single genomic interval of Picosynechococcus sp. PCC 7003 harbors:
- the typA gene encoding translational GTPase TypA gives MSLPIRNVAIIAHVDHGKTTLVDALLHQSGIFREGEDIPDCVMDSNDLERERGITILSKNTAVRYNDILINIVDTPGHADFGGEVERVLGMVDGCILIVDANEGPMPQTRFVLKKALEKGLRPIVVVNKIDRPNVNPETAVDKVFDLFVELGADDDQCDFTTLYASGLAGFARESLDDTNEDMEPLFQAILQHVPPPAGDINKPLQLQVTTLDYSDYLGRIVIGRLHNGTIKAGQQAALIKEDGSITKAKVAKLMGFEGLNRVELEEATAGMIVAVAGFADANIGETVTSPEDPQALPLIKVDEPTLQMTFSVNNSPFAGQEGTFVTSRQIRDRLERELETNVALRVEDGESADSFAVSGRGELHLGILIETMRREGYEFQVAQPKVIYREVNGKPCEPFEYLVLDVPEEAVGSCIERLGQRKGEMQDMQAGAGGRTQLEFVVPARGLIGFRGEFIRITRGAGIMNHSFLEYRPLCGDFDTRYNGVITAFEEGTATFYALKNAEDRGQFFITPGTKVYKGMIVGEHNRPQDLELNVCKAKQLTNHRAASGDELVQLQAPMEMNLERALEYIGPGELVEVTPESIRLRKVETKKMAKR, from the coding sequence ATGTCTCTTCCCATTCGTAACGTCGCGATTATTGCCCACGTTGACCACGGTAAAACAACCCTTGTTGATGCTCTCTTACATCAATCTGGCATTTTCCGAGAAGGCGAAGACATCCCCGATTGCGTGATGGACTCCAACGACCTGGAACGGGAACGGGGTATTACGATTCTTTCCAAGAACACCGCCGTCCGTTATAACGACATTCTCATTAATATTGTTGACACCCCTGGCCACGCCGATTTCGGTGGTGAGGTAGAGCGCGTCCTCGGCATGGTAGACGGTTGTATCTTGATCGTCGATGCCAACGAAGGCCCGATGCCCCAGACCCGTTTTGTTCTGAAAAAGGCCCTCGAAAAAGGTCTACGCCCAATTGTTGTCGTCAATAAAATCGACCGCCCCAACGTTAATCCTGAAACCGCTGTTGATAAGGTTTTTGATCTTTTCGTTGAACTGGGTGCTGATGACGACCAATGTGACTTCACCACCCTCTATGCTTCTGGTTTAGCTGGCTTCGCCCGGGAATCCCTCGACGATACCAATGAGGACATGGAACCTCTCTTCCAAGCGATTCTGCAGCATGTTCCCCCGCCAGCCGGAGATATCAATAAGCCTCTCCAGTTACAGGTTACAACTCTCGATTACTCCGATTACCTTGGGCGGATCGTCATTGGTCGTCTCCACAACGGCACGATTAAAGCGGGACAACAGGCGGCTCTCATTAAAGAAGATGGCTCCATTACCAAGGCAAAAGTAGCGAAGTTAATGGGCTTTGAAGGGTTGAATCGCGTTGAACTCGAAGAAGCAACTGCCGGGATGATCGTGGCCGTCGCTGGGTTTGCCGATGCCAATATCGGGGAAACGGTGACGTCCCCTGAAGACCCCCAAGCTTTGCCGCTGATTAAGGTCGATGAACCCACATTACAGATGACCTTCTCTGTAAATAATTCTCCCTTTGCGGGCCAGGAAGGTACGTTTGTCACTTCTCGCCAAATCCGCGATCGCCTCGAAAGAGAACTCGAAACCAACGTCGCCCTACGGGTAGAAGATGGTGAGTCCGCCGATAGCTTTGCCGTGTCCGGTCGAGGCGAACTGCACTTGGGTATTTTAATCGAAACCATGCGCCGCGAAGGCTACGAATTCCAAGTTGCCCAGCCCAAGGTGATTTACCGCGAAGTCAACGGTAAACCCTGTGAACCTTTTGAATACCTTGTGCTTGATGTCCCGGAAGAAGCAGTGGGTAGCTGTATCGAACGGCTCGGTCAGCGCAAAGGAGAAATGCAGGATATGCAGGCTGGCGCAGGCGGCCGTACCCAACTCGAATTTGTTGTGCCCGCCCGTGGTTTGATTGGTTTCCGGGGTGAATTTATTCGGATCACCCGTGGTGCTGGCATCATGAACCACAGTTTCTTGGAATATCGGCCCCTCTGTGGTGACTTTGATACCCGCTATAACGGCGTCATCACTGCCTTTGAAGAAGGAACAGCAACTTTCTATGCCCTCAAGAACGCTGAGGATCGCGGCCAATTTTTCATCACCCCAGGCACTAAAGTTTACAAGGGCATGATTGTTGGGGAGCACAACCGTCCCCAAGATCTAGAGCTAAATGTTTGTAAGGCGAAACAGCTCACGAACCATCGGGCTGCCAGCGGTGATGAACTGGTTCAGTTGCAAGCACCCATGGAAATGAACCTCGAACGTGCCCTCGAATACATTGGCCCCGGAGAACTCGTAGAAGTCACGCCTGAATCCATCCGTCTTCGCAAAGTGGAAACGAAGAAAATGGCCAAGCGCTAA
- a CDS encoding PH domain-containing protein: protein MVLLFLIVGFQQQESYFWLWIILPISILGITALFMVRGYHLDGDRLYIERLGWQTEIALDNLESATYDSTAMDGSLRLFGNGGLFAFTGKFWNKKLGRYDAYATAVRLAVVLKWADQTIVVTPEKPEQFVTAILGR from the coding sequence ATGGTGCTGCTGTTCTTGATTGTGGGGTTCCAGCAACAGGAGTCTTATTTTTGGCTGTGGATCATTTTGCCCATTAGCATTTTAGGCATCACGGCATTATTTATGGTGCGGGGCTATCATCTGGACGGCGATCGCCTTTATATTGAGCGCCTCGGCTGGCAAACAGAAATCGCTTTAGACAATTTAGAAAGTGCCACCTACGATTCGACTGCTATGGATGGTTCATTACGACTGTTTGGTAATGGCGGTCTATTTGCTTTTACCGGCAAATTTTGGAATAAAAAGTTGGGGCGTTACGATGCCTATGCCACGGCGGTTCGGTTAGCGGTCGTTTTGAAATGGGCTGACCAGACCATTGTCGTCACCCCAGAAAAGCCGGAGCAGTTTGTCACCGCGATTCTCGGCCGTTAG
- a CDS encoding FAD-binding oxidoreductase, giving the protein MALVVDPDTQNIDLKAWQYCHPHWHRQMEKISRQSPEALLVPHSHAALAEIFRTAHREQITIIPCGNGTKLTWGGLTPKVDWLVSTRQLNRIVDHAVNDLTITVEAGITFADLQNHLRPHKQYLPLDPSFPDQATLGGIVATADTGSLRQRYGGVRDLLLGITMLRADGTLAKAGGKVVKNVAGYDLMKLLTGSHGSLATITELTFRLYPIQEQSQTILMLGSPAQIRQAQGQILNSVLTPAAADLLSPRLLQRLQRGTGEDWGLLLRFEAIRESITAQLQELDAIGQRLGLVSRPENFNLWEQLREALSGEMVSTKVGILSDQSMALLQHIETLTNGQAIARVHCKSGLGFVAFPHDQFLRQFRSIREFCQVHHGFFTILDAPYRLKQQFEPWGYPGDALPLMRRIKQQFDPQNILSPQRFVGGI; this is encoded by the coding sequence ATGGCTTTGGTGGTTGACCCCGATACCCAAAATATCGATCTAAAAGCGTGGCAATATTGTCACCCCCATTGGCATCGGCAGATGGAAAAGATCAGCCGTCAAAGCCCAGAAGCCCTGCTCGTGCCCCACTCCCACGCTGCCCTCGCGGAAATCTTTCGCACTGCCCACCGGGAACAAATCACGATTATCCCCTGCGGTAATGGCACTAAGCTAACTTGGGGCGGACTCACGCCGAAAGTAGACTGGTTGGTGAGCACCCGACAGTTAAACCGCATCGTGGATCATGCCGTTAATGATCTGACCATTACGGTGGAAGCGGGCATCACCTTTGCCGATCTGCAAAACCATCTCAGGCCCCATAAACAGTATCTCCCCCTCGATCCCAGCTTTCCTGACCAAGCGACCCTAGGGGGAATTGTGGCCACAGCGGATACCGGCAGTTTGCGCCAACGTTACGGTGGTGTACGGGATCTGCTCCTGGGAATCACCATGCTCCGGGCCGATGGCACCTTGGCAAAAGCCGGAGGAAAAGTGGTCAAAAATGTGGCAGGCTATGATTTGATGAAGCTCCTCACAGGTTCCCATGGCAGCTTGGCGACGATTACCGAATTAACGTTTCGCCTGTATCCGATCCAAGAGCAGTCCCAGACGATATTAATGCTTGGGTCGCCCGCACAGATACGCCAAGCCCAGGGCCAAATTTTAAATTCTGTACTCACGCCAGCGGCAGCAGATCTCCTCTCGCCCCGACTATTGCAACGGTTACAAAGGGGAACTGGAGAAGACTGGGGCTTGTTGCTGCGTTTTGAGGCGATCCGCGAGAGCATTACGGCTCAACTACAGGAATTAGACGCTATCGGGCAACGTTTGGGTTTAGTCAGCCGGCCGGAGAACTTTAATCTCTGGGAACAGCTACGGGAAGCTTTATCTGGGGAAATGGTCAGCACCAAAGTTGGCATTTTGTCCGATCAAAGTATGGCTCTGTTGCAACACATTGAGACCCTAACCAATGGCCAGGCGATCGCCCGGGTTCATTGCAAGAGTGGTCTGGGTTTTGTTGCGTTTCCCCATGACCAATTTCTCCGACAATTCCGCAGCATCCGGGAATTTTGTCAGGTTCATCACGGTTTTTTCACGATTTTAGATGCTCCCTATCGCCTCAAACAGCAATTTGAACCCTGGGGCTATCCAGGCGACGCCCTACCGTTGATGCGCCGTATTAAACAGCAATTCGATCCCCAAAATATCTTGAGTCCCCAGCGTTTTGTGGGCGGCATCTAA
- a CDS encoding ABC transporter ATP-binding protein: MAIASSSAPKNDWQLAGKLLPYAKKNLITLAVSIILLIPLAIAGAVQPLVVGQAVSLLRGETVWGILADLSISEGINRLIWILLATIVIRLAFTSIQGYLVQKVGQEITAGVRQDLFDHVTSLSSRFFDRMPVGKLVTRLTNDVEALGDVFASGAIGIVNDVISLAVIIVSIFLLQWQLATLLMLMLLPVTFLIVYFQGQYRKANYQAREELSQLNAMLQENVAGINIVQLFRREALNAELFRTVNDRYRLAVNKTIFHDSAVSATLEWISLVAIAGVLWLGGWLIFQDALSFGVLSAFILYSQRLFNPLRQFADKFTMFQSGLTAIERVTELMSEPIEIQDKQQHLTTSLNLSDSASGEIIFDNVSFGYKPGEYVLKNLNFKIKPGEKIALVGPTGAGKSSIIRLLCRLYDPSEGRILVDGIDIRDLPQEDLRRHIGVILQESFLFAGDVQRNITLGEEYPFEAVKQAAVLTNVDQLIEELPQGYRTALRERGTNLSGGQKQLLAFARVAIRDPKILVLDEATASLDVGTEALIQSALEQLLEDRTAIIIAHRLSTIRDVDKIIVLKQGEILETGNHDQLLAQNGLYASLYRLHMLGD; the protein is encoded by the coding sequence ATGGCGATCGCATCCTCTTCTGCTCCGAAAAATGATTGGCAACTGGCCGGGAAGCTCCTTCCCTATGCCAAGAAAAATCTAATTACCCTCGCTGTGTCGATTATTTTGCTGATCCCCTTGGCGATCGCCGGTGCTGTGCAACCCCTCGTTGTCGGTCAGGCCGTTTCCCTGTTGCGGGGCGAAACAGTGTGGGGCATCCTCGCTGATCTCAGCATTTCAGAAGGGATTAACCGTTTAATCTGGATTCTCTTAGCTACCATTGTGATTCGCCTGGCCTTTACCTCGATCCAAGGCTACCTTGTCCAAAAAGTGGGCCAAGAAATTACCGCAGGAGTACGCCAGGATTTATTTGATCACGTCACGTCCCTTTCTTCGCGCTTCTTTGACCGGATGCCCGTCGGCAAGCTCGTCACCCGTTTAACCAATGACGTGGAAGCCCTGGGCGATGTTTTTGCCAGTGGGGCGATCGGCATTGTGAATGATGTCATTTCCCTGGCCGTGATTATTGTGTCGATTTTCCTGTTGCAATGGCAGCTAGCGACGCTCCTCATGTTGATGTTGTTGCCTGTCACCTTTTTGATCGTGTATTTCCAGGGACAATACCGCAAAGCCAACTACCAAGCCCGGGAAGAACTCTCCCAACTGAACGCGATGCTCCAGGAAAATGTCGCGGGGATTAATATCGTGCAATTATTCCGTCGGGAAGCGCTAAATGCAGAGTTATTCCGCACCGTTAATGATCGCTATCGTTTGGCCGTTAATAAAACCATCTTCCATGACTCAGCGGTTTCTGCCACCCTGGAGTGGATTTCCCTGGTGGCGATCGCCGGAGTGCTTTGGTTGGGAGGCTGGCTGATTTTCCAGGATGCCCTGAGCTTTGGGGTGCTGTCCGCCTTTATCCTCTACTCCCAGCGGTTATTTAATCCCCTGCGTCAATTTGCCGACAAGTTCACCATGTTCCAGTCGGGGTTGACGGCCATCGAACGGGTGACAGAGTTAATGTCGGAGCCCATCGAAATCCAAGATAAACAACAACATTTAACGACTTCTTTAAATCTCTCGGATTCTGCCTCCGGTGAAATTATTTTTGATAACGTTTCCTTTGGCTATAAACCTGGGGAATATGTCCTAAAAAACCTAAATTTCAAGATTAAACCCGGTGAAAAAATCGCCCTTGTGGGGCCAACGGGTGCCGGCAAAAGTTCAATCATCCGGTTACTCTGTCGCCTGTACGACCCTAGTGAAGGACGCATTCTCGTCGATGGCATTGATATTCGTGACCTCCCCCAAGAAGATCTGCGGCGGCACATTGGCGTGATCCTCCAAGAAAGTTTTCTTTTTGCTGGGGATGTCCAACGCAATATTACCCTGGGAGAAGAGTATCCCTTTGAGGCGGTAAAGCAAGCCGCAGTGCTAACCAACGTCGATCAACTCATCGAAGAACTGCCCCAAGGGTATCGCACAGCCCTCCGGGAACGGGGGACAAATCTTTCTGGGGGCCAAAAACAACTACTGGCCTTTGCCCGGGTGGCCATCCGCGATCCGAAAATTCTGGTACTTGATGAAGCGACGGCAAGTCTGGATGTGGGCACAGAGGCTTTAATCCAGTCAGCCCTAGAACAACTCCTCGAAGACCGCACAGCGATTATTATTGCCCACCGTCTCTCGACCATCCGGGATGTGGATAAGATCATTGTCCTGAAGCAAGGGGAAATTCTTGAAACGGGGAACCACGATCAACTGCTCGCCCAAAATGGGCTATACGCCAGCCTCTATCGTCTGCATATGTTGGGAGACTAG
- a CDS encoding phosphonate ABC transporter ATP-binding protein gives MTEPIFVGRSLSCHFRGVAALTELNFEIYPGEKVGLIGASGAGKSTLLSLLNGQRQPTQGELLIWGEAIATLSPRRRRRIQRQLGTIYQQLHLVESLAVIHNVNAGHLGRWSFLKALFSLVFPRERPLAETVLKQVGIPEKLFARTSDLSGGQKQRVALARVLVQNPAVILADEPIASLDPQLSREMMDLLVQLCETQGKTLVVSLHSLEFARSHCDRLIGLKAGQILFDQPTTTVSDAQIAHLYGDQSIY, from the coding sequence ATGACAGAACCAATTTTTGTGGGGCGATCGCTCTCGTGTCATTTCCGGGGCGTTGCTGCCCTGACGGAACTCAATTTTGAAATTTATCCCGGCGAAAAGGTGGGGCTAATTGGGGCCAGTGGCGCAGGCAAAAGCACCCTCCTCAGTCTCCTCAATGGGCAACGGCAGCCTACCCAGGGGGAATTGCTCATCTGGGGGGAAGCGATCGCAACCCTCTCCCCAAGGCGACGGCGGCGCATCCAACGGCAGCTCGGCACCATTTATCAACAACTCCACTTAGTCGAAAGTCTAGCCGTCATTCACAATGTCAATGCGGGTCATCTGGGACGTTGGTCGTTTCTAAAAGCGCTGTTTTCCCTGGTCTTTCCCCGTGAGCGTCCCCTAGCCGAAACCGTCTTAAAACAGGTGGGCATCCCCGAAAAACTTTTTGCTAGAACCAGCGACCTATCGGGGGGACAAAAACAACGGGTCGCCTTGGCGCGGGTCTTGGTGCAAAATCCGGCGGTGATCCTCGCAGACGAACCCATTGCCAGCCTTGATCCCCAACTGAGTCGGGAAATGATGGATTTACTGGTGCAGCTTTGTGAAACCCAGGGAAAAACCCTCGTTGTTAGCCTCCACTCCTTGGAGTTTGCCCGGAGCCATTGCGATCGCCTAATTGGTCTCAAAGCCGGCCAAATTCTGTTCGATCAGCCCACCACAACGGTCAGTGACGCCCAAATCGCCCACCTCTACGGTGATCAATCGATATACTAG
- a CDS encoding alpha/beta hydrolase has product MARKIMLGWLLIGLVLLYLGGCGYLFFGQRRIIFEPQAQPPHPVPPDFALPYETVTIPVAPAQQLTGWWLPQGNGDKTLLFLHGNGGLTAYNFQAIALWYQAGYSVLAFNYRGFGHSSPGFPQESQVYADAAAAYTFLTQTKKIPAQQLMIHGHSLGGAIAIELAQQYPVGGLFLEGTFTSMLAMSTTKPLYRIFPVSFLLHQRFDSAAKITQLQLPIFFCHGELDETVPYTMGGQLWAIANEPKQFQAVPGADHHNLAAVSPATIQQGITWLAAHRSLCHG; this is encoded by the coding sequence ATGGCAAGGAAAATCATGTTGGGCTGGTTATTGATTGGACTGGTGTTGCTCTATCTGGGGGGCTGTGGTTATCTTTTTTTTGGGCAGCGGCGGATTATTTTTGAACCCCAAGCCCAACCACCGCATCCTGTGCCGCCGGATTTTGCTTTGCCTTACGAAACGGTCACCATCCCCGTCGCCCCAGCGCAACAATTGACGGGTTGGTGGCTGCCCCAGGGCAATGGCGATAAAACGTTACTGTTTCTCCATGGGAATGGTGGGTTAACGGCCTACAATTTCCAGGCGATCGCCCTGTGGTATCAAGCGGGCTATTCGGTTTTGGCCTTTAACTATCGGGGTTTCGGCCATAGCAGTCCCGGCTTCCCCCAAGAATCCCAGGTGTACGCAGATGCGGCAGCAGCCTATACATTTCTCACCCAAACGAAGAAAATTCCAGCCCAGCAGTTGATGATCCACGGCCATTCCCTCGGTGGGGCGATCGCCATTGAATTGGCCCAGCAGTACCCGGTCGGCGGCTTATTTTTAGAAGGCACCTTTACCTCAATGTTGGCAATGTCCACCACCAAACCCCTCTATCGGATTTTTCCTGTTTCGTTTCTCCTGCACCAACGATTTGACTCGGCGGCCAAAATCACCCAACTCCAGCTACCGATTTTCTTTTGCCACGGGGAACTGGATGAAACAGTCCCCTATACGATGGGGGGGCAACTATGGGCGATCGCCAACGAACCCAAGCAATTCCAAGCGGTGCCTGGGGCCGACCACCATAATCTAGCCGCCGTGAGCCCAGCCACCATCCAGCAAGGGATTACCTGGCTCGCAGCTCACCGTTCCCTCTGCCACGGGTGA
- the rlmN gene encoding 23S rRNA (adenine(2503)-C(2))-methyltransferase RlmN, with amino-acid sequence MPQDVLLGKSLPELTHWIETTGQPAYRGKQLYNWLYQKGIHDLDEITVFPKAWREQMGTYPVGRSQIHHQRTAPDGTRKYLLQLHDGLIIETVGIPTEKRLTVCVSSQVGCAMACDFCATGKSGFTRHLQAHEIIDQVLTVQADFQQRVSHVVFMGMGEPLANLEQVLKSVQSLNQDIGIGQRSLTVSTVGVPDQIRALAQQNLQITLAVSLHAPNQALRESIIPTAVHYPIEDLLDECREYVAITRRRLSFEYILLAGVNDLPDHAAELAKKLKGFQSHVNLIPYNPITEVPFQRPGKKRINVFKQILQDHKIAVSVRYSKGLEADAACGQLRSNLRRSAPATVK; translated from the coding sequence ATGCCCCAAGACGTACTCCTCGGCAAAAGTCTCCCGGAACTGACCCACTGGATCGAAACCACCGGCCAACCCGCCTACCGTGGCAAGCAACTTTACAATTGGCTCTACCAAAAAGGAATCCACGACCTGGATGAGATCACTGTCTTTCCGAAGGCTTGGCGCGAACAAATGGGGACTTATCCCGTGGGGCGATCGCAGATCCACCACCAACGCACCGCCCCCGATGGTACCCGCAAATATCTCCTCCAACTCCACGACGGCTTAATTATTGAGACCGTTGGTATCCCCACCGAAAAACGCCTCACTGTCTGTGTTTCTTCTCAGGTGGGCTGTGCCATGGCCTGTGATTTTTGTGCCACCGGCAAAAGTGGCTTTACCCGGCACCTCCAGGCCCACGAAATTATTGATCAAGTGCTCACTGTCCAAGCAGACTTCCAGCAACGGGTCAGCCATGTGGTGTTTATGGGCATGGGAGAACCCCTCGCCAACCTCGAACAAGTGCTGAAATCGGTCCAGAGCCTGAACCAAGACATCGGCATTGGCCAGCGATCGCTGACAGTTTCTACCGTGGGGGTACCCGATCAGATCCGCGCCCTGGCCCAGCAGAATTTACAAATCACCCTAGCGGTAAGCCTCCACGCCCCAAACCAAGCTCTCCGAGAATCCATTATCCCCACCGCTGTCCATTATCCCATTGAGGATCTGTTAGACGAATGCCGCGAGTATGTCGCCATTACCCGTCGCCGTCTCAGTTTTGAATACATTTTGTTGGCGGGGGTGAATGATTTGCCCGACCATGCCGCCGAATTAGCCAAAAAACTGAAGGGGTTCCAAAGCCATGTAAATTTGATTCCCTACAATCCCATTACCGAGGTTCCTTTCCAGCGACCAGGGAAAAAACGAATTAATGTCTTTAAGCAAATACTCCAGGATCACAAGATTGCGGTGAGTGTGCGTTATTCTAAGGGCTTGGAAGCAGACGCGGCCTGCGGTCAACTGCGGTCAAACCTCCGACGATCGGCCCCGGCAACGGTAAAATAA
- a CDS encoding TatA/E family twin arginine-targeting protein translocase, which translates to MNIFGIGLPEMALIFIIALLIFGPKKLPEIGRSLGKTIRSFQDASSEFQEEFKKEAEKIEKTVSMQARLEEGNGEKVEASEAKPETSDQETKADTPSS; encoded by the coding sequence ATGAATATTTTCGGGATTGGCCTGCCAGAAATGGCCCTTATTTTTATTATTGCTCTATTAATTTTTGGCCCAAAAAAGTTGCCGGAGATTGGTCGGAGCCTAGGGAAAACGATCCGCAGTTTCCAGGATGCCTCCAGCGAATTCCAGGAGGAATTCAAGAAAGAAGCTGAAAAAATTGAAAAAACCGTTTCGATGCAGGCCCGCCTAGAGGAAGGGAACGGCGAAAAAGTCGAGGCTTCAGAAGCTAAACCGGAAACCTCTGATCAGGAAACAAAGGCTGATACCCCATCTAGTTAG
- a CDS encoding glycosyltransferase family 4 protein: MHVAWLGKKSPFCGNVTYGREVTNHLLDRGYQVSFLHFAQQEECDQKWRDCPEVFLPFLYKSQIYTIPSPKSSHVLMRSLQQFQPDLVHASLTLSPLDFRLPDICRELDLPLVATFHPPFDSKLRNLKSSTQYLTYQLYAPCLANYDRVIVFSEIQKEMLVKLGVPRDTVRIIPNGVDEQKYAPALSAYRHTFKAKRVFIYQGRIAPEKNVEALLKAWRLANMGEDCVLLMVGDGPLKASLELLYTEDQGVRWLGFIGDEVQRIDLLRAADVFVLPSLVEGLSLSLLEAMACGLACIATDAGADGEVLNQGAGVVLDTQGVTGQLKTLLPLFREQPELVTILGHKARQRVLERYTLQNNISQLEQTYQELCPTAASAHHPTPVQSFP, translated from the coding sequence ATGCATGTTGCTTGGCTCGGTAAAAAATCTCCTTTTTGTGGCAATGTCACCTATGGCCGTGAAGTGACCAATCACCTCCTTGATCGGGGCTATCAAGTAAGCTTTCTCCACTTTGCCCAGCAAGAAGAATGTGATCAAAAATGGCGGGACTGCCCAGAGGTTTTTTTACCGTTCCTCTACAAGTCGCAAATTTATACGATCCCCAGTCCCAAATCGAGTCATGTGCTGATGCGATCGCTCCAGCAATTCCAGCCAGACCTCGTCCATGCCTCCCTGACCCTCTCGCCCCTAGATTTTCGCCTGCCCGACATTTGCCGCGAATTAGATTTGCCCCTAGTGGCCACCTTTCACCCTCCCTTTGACAGCAAGCTACGGAACCTCAAATCCAGTACCCAATACCTCACCTACCAGCTCTATGCCCCTTGCCTAGCCAACTACGACCGGGTAATTGTCTTTTCAGAAATTCAAAAAGAAATGCTCGTCAAACTGGGGGTGCCACGGGATACGGTGCGCATTATTCCCAATGGCGTCGATGAACAAAAATATGCCCCGGCCCTCAGTGCCTACCGCCATACCTTCAAAGCGAAACGGGTGTTTATTTACCAGGGCCGCATTGCCCCCGAAAAAAATGTAGAAGCTCTCCTCAAAGCCTGGCGACTGGCCAATATGGGGGAAGATTGCGTGCTGTTAATGGTCGGTGATGGCCCCCTCAAGGCTTCCTTAGAGTTGCTCTATACCGAGGATCAAGGGGTGCGGTGGCTTGGATTCATCGGGGATGAAGTGCAGCGGATCGATCTCCTCCGGGCGGCGGATGTATTTGTGTTGCCGTCCTTGGTGGAAGGATTATCTTTATCATTGCTTGAAGCGATGGCCTGCGGTTTAGCCTGCATTGCCACGGATGCCGGCGCCGATGGGGAAGTGCTCAATCAGGGAGCCGGAGTCGTCCTCGATACCCAGGGAGTCACCGGACAACTGAAAACCCTTTTACCCTTGTTCCGTGAGCAGCCAGAATTAGTCACAATCCTGGGTCACAAGGCGAGGCAGCGCGTGTTAGAACGTTACACTTTGCAGAACAATATTAGTCAGCTCGAACAAACGTACCAAGAGCTCTGTCCCACGGCGGCATCTGCCCACCATCCGACGCCAGTACAAAGTTTTCCCTAA